From Myxococcales bacterium, the proteins below share one genomic window:
- a CDS encoding glycosyltransferase family 39 protein yields the protein MKSFEGRSRFLPQIALWIGIASIAAVHGPLIGYRTFANVDEAYAGALASRILDGHKLYVGAVSQRGPLMYYVYAAIAWLHGWDNIVALRLWALAVALLNLYAVYVLAKAMLPKAGVVVATLLMAYALSFGVPPFDGLALHGELLQLPALTFGCLVGAMALRSSPETRRRLLFGSGILFGIAVAIKQSAALHPAALAVWIYADARRNRVPHRRWITDTAILFAGVLLLPLGFLVHSAAQGTLKEFYYYTVVYNRDVHLRPTKKLFPLLTPFFLRLTEQTGYFATLAGVAAVVLPAAARRLRRSVVLRSLSPLLRGFGLRAYLVLNLALAVASASALYRFFPHYFVQSLPFLALSAGALLSPLFSRQRYARAFRHLTVGALVMLLLCATLGTVFGERVDGRVTHDRTPQLCGQVIAATTKPEDRIFVWGFSPWIYQYAHRKPAGRFVFETYVTGFVPWFWDRLDLEKARIVPGSVEALLDDLDREKPAIVVDAGSVMMARPMRTYEKPGKWLVENYCFEMRIAAFDLYRRKAQKGDACPQPYLPLAYEAVNWNGTPMGIPVPRSYDRTNERHLPYGNFMKPIWFSEGPRPPDVVFEVARDKTAEKEEREAERDGFHIPKYTEQKARPVE from the coding sequence GTGAAATCGTTCGAAGGTCGCTCCCGATTCTTGCCGCAGATCGCTCTGTGGATCGGCATCGCCTCGATCGCCGCGGTACACGGGCCGCTCATCGGGTACCGAACCTTCGCGAACGTCGACGAAGCCTACGCCGGCGCCCTCGCGAGCCGCATCCTCGACGGGCACAAGCTCTACGTGGGCGCGGTGAGCCAGCGCGGCCCGCTCATGTACTACGTGTACGCGGCGATCGCGTGGCTCCACGGCTGGGACAACATCGTCGCGCTCCGGCTCTGGGCCCTCGCGGTCGCGCTGCTGAACCTCTACGCGGTGTACGTCCTCGCGAAGGCCATGCTCCCGAAGGCGGGGGTCGTCGTCGCGACGCTCCTCATGGCCTACGCGCTGTCGTTCGGGGTGCCGCCGTTCGACGGGCTCGCGCTCCACGGAGAGCTCCTGCAGCTCCCGGCGCTCACGTTCGGCTGCCTCGTCGGGGCCATGGCCCTCCGAAGCTCCCCGGAGACGAGGCGGCGCCTCCTCTTCGGCTCAGGGATCCTGTTCGGGATCGCCGTCGCGATCAAGCAGAGCGCCGCGCTGCATCCTGCGGCCCTCGCGGTCTGGATCTACGCCGACGCGCGACGAAACCGCGTACCCCATCGCCGCTGGATCACCGACACGGCGATCCTCTTCGCCGGCGTGCTGCTCCTCCCGCTGGGGTTCCTCGTGCACTCGGCGGCGCAGGGGACGCTCAAGGAGTTTTACTACTACACGGTCGTCTACAACCGCGACGTCCACCTCCGTCCGACGAAGAAGCTCTTCCCGCTCCTCACCCCCTTCTTCCTCCGCCTCACCGAGCAGACCGGGTACTTCGCGACGCTCGCGGGCGTCGCGGCGGTCGTGCTCCCAGCGGCCGCGCGGCGACTCCGGCGGAGCGTCGTGCTGCGGAGCCTCTCCCCCCTCCTCCGGGGCTTCGGCCTCCGCGCGTACCTCGTGCTGAACCTAGCGCTCGCCGTCGCGTCGGCTTCCGCGCTCTACCGGTTCTTCCCGCACTACTTCGTGCAATCGCTCCCGTTCCTCGCGCTCTCGGCCGGGGCCCTCCTCTCCCCCCTGTTCTCACGCCAGCGCTACGCTCGGGCGTTCCGTCACCTCACGGTGGGTGCGCTGGTCATGCTCCTTCTGTGCGCCACGCTCGGGACGGTGTTCGGCGAACGTGTCGACGGGCGGGTCACCCACGATCGCACGCCGCAGCTCTGCGGGCAGGTCATCGCCGCGACCACGAAGCCCGAGGACCGCATCTTCGTCTGGGGCTTCTCGCCTTGGATCTATCAGTATGCCCACCGAAAGCCTGCGGGGCGCTTCGTCTTCGAGACGTACGTCACGGGATTCGTCCCCTGGTTCTGGGACCGCCTCGACCTCGAGAAGGCGCGCATCGTCCCTGGTAGCGTCGAGGCTCTACTCGACGACCTCGACCGGGAGAAGCCGGCGATCGTGGTCGACGCGGGCAGCGTGATGATGGCGCGGCCCATGCGGACGTACGAGAAGCCCGGGAAGTGGCTCGTCGAGAACTACTGCTTCGAGATGCGCATCGCCGCGTTCGATCTCTACCGCCGCAAGGCGCAGAAAGGCGATGCGTGCCCGCAGCCCTACCTGCCGCTCGCGTACGAGGCGGTGAACTGGAACGGCACGCCGATGGGCATCCCCGTGCCTCGGTCGTACGACCGCACGAACGAGCGTCACCTGCCGTACGGCAACTTCATGAAGCCCATTTGGTTCTCCGAAGGGCCGAGGCCTCCGGACGTGGTCTTCGAGGTGGCGCGAGACAAGACCGCCGAGAAAGAGGAGCGCGAGGCCGAGCGCGACGGCTTCCATATCCCGAAGTACACCGAGCAGAAGGCTCGCCCGGTCGAGTGA
- a CDS encoding SDR family oxidoreductase has translation MDGSSGGERKLGRKVLVVGATGRLGVAIATALARRGDVPVLTARDPNKLVSTAEAIAAQAGVRAPETVCADLARPAAIDEIVDGVRLRCGTIDDVVLACGPFPRTPFEELRREDLERTLAVHAVAPLLLVHAFARDLAARAGAVVALGDAGTTRPYTNHVAYLTAKGAVRAGLMALAAELAPDVRVNVVELGIVADPEADSDPTRHHRLATRSQLGRFGTPEEVVHAVLALLDATWATGEVWGIGR, from the coding sequence ATGGACGGAAGCTCGGGAGGGGAGCGCAAGCTCGGGAGGAAGGTCCTCGTCGTCGGCGCGACGGGCAGGCTCGGGGTCGCGATCGCGACGGCGCTCGCGCGGCGCGGTGACGTCCCGGTCCTCACGGCGAGGGACCCGAACAAGCTCGTTTCGACCGCCGAGGCCATCGCGGCCCAGGCCGGTGTCCGAGCTCCCGAGACGGTGTGCGCCGACCTCGCGAGGCCCGCGGCCATCGACGAAATCGTCGACGGCGTCCGCCTTCGATGCGGCACCATCGACGACGTCGTCCTCGCGTGTGGTCCTTTCCCGCGTACGCCGTTCGAGGAGCTGCGGCGCGAGGATCTCGAGCGCACCCTCGCCGTGCACGCCGTAGCCCCGCTTCTGCTCGTCCATGCGTTCGCGCGGGATCTCGCGGCTCGGGCCGGGGCCGTGGTCGCGCTCGGTGACGCCGGCACCACACGCCCGTACACGAACCACGTCGCCTATCTCACCGCGAAGGGCGCGGTGCGCGCGGGGCTCATGGCTCTCGCCGCGGAGCTCGCCCCGGACGTTCGCGTGAACGTGGTCGAGCTCGGCATCGTCGCCGACCCGGAGGCCGACTCCGACCCGACGCGGCATCATCGCCTCGCGACCCGCTCGCAGCTCGGGCGCTTCGGCACGCCCGAGGAGGTCGTCCACGCTGTGCTCGCGCTCCTCGACGCGACCTGGGCCACCGGCGAGGTGTGGGGCATCGGCCGGTAG
- a CDS encoding SPFH domain-containing protein yields MANGLSEEAKDTMGVFDFVQKNVSQMMIARPDHLKHLIVYKHPDQNFPMYSQLTIDSDECAVFFKDGRVVGVLPPGRHTMHTQNIPFLGSIVNQFTGGNVFISEIFFVKTVPVRSIPFGGPAGEIVDPGTGLQVPIRIFGEFSVVVTDPVRFIVGYSGQAAAGDNDQILQWVKGKFINSVGTVLCELAEAEQKSILSVINNKERLAQAFVTRAPALNDIGIRITEMGKIDPNIPEEHMVELRAAVKELADAQREVRKKQIAIAGAAADAQANQFSLDQKFNQDARYVNQLAGGNFGAYAAGQAMIGAGQGMAAHGMGDGLAGAGAGMAVGVGMGNMMAGQFNQGMMGAPPPPPASISAGGVLVTCGACQFKQAAGKFCSNCGTGLPQAPKNCTGCGTLLAAGAKFCANCGTKAG; encoded by the coding sequence GTGGCGAACGGCCTGAGCGAGGAGGCAAAAGACACGATGGGAGTGTTCGATTTCGTCCAGAAGAACGTGAGCCAGATGATGATCGCGCGCCCCGATCATCTGAAGCATCTCATCGTCTACAAGCACCCCGATCAGAACTTCCCCATGTACTCGCAGCTGACGATCGACAGCGACGAGTGCGCGGTGTTCTTCAAAGACGGGCGAGTCGTCGGCGTGCTCCCTCCCGGGCGCCACACGATGCACACGCAGAACATCCCGTTCCTCGGCAGCATCGTGAACCAGTTCACGGGCGGCAACGTGTTCATCAGCGAGATCTTCTTCGTGAAGACCGTGCCGGTGCGCAGCATCCCGTTCGGCGGTCCCGCCGGCGAGATCGTCGACCCGGGCACGGGCCTGCAGGTCCCCATCCGCATCTTCGGCGAGTTCTCCGTCGTCGTGACGGACCCGGTGCGGTTCATCGTGGGGTACTCGGGTCAGGCCGCCGCCGGAGACAACGACCAGATCCTCCAGTGGGTGAAGGGCAAGTTCATCAACTCGGTGGGCACGGTCCTCTGCGAGCTGGCCGAGGCCGAGCAGAAGAGCATCCTCTCGGTCATCAACAACAAGGAGCGCCTCGCGCAAGCGTTCGTCACGCGCGCGCCCGCCCTCAACGACATCGGCATCCGCATCACGGAGATGGGGAAGATCGACCCCAACATCCCCGAAGAGCACATGGTGGAGCTCCGCGCCGCCGTGAAGGAGCTCGCCGACGCGCAGCGCGAGGTCCGCAAGAAGCAGATCGCGATCGCGGGTGCCGCGGCCGATGCGCAGGCCAACCAGTTCTCGCTCGACCAGAAGTTCAACCAGGACGCCCGCTACGTGAACCAGCTCGCGGGCGGGAACTTCGGCGCGTACGCCGCCGGCCAAGCCATGATCGGTGCGGGGCAGGGTATGGCGGCGCACGGCATGGGCGATGGTCTCGCCGGCGCAGGCGCTGGCATGGCGGTCGGCGTCGGTATGGGCAACATGATGGCGGGCCAGTTCAACCAGGGCATGATGGGGGCGCCTCCGCCTCCGCCTGCGTCGATCAGCGCCGGTGGGGTGCTCGTGACCTGTGGCGCGTGCCAATTCAAACAGGCGGCCGGCAAGTTCTGCTCGAACTGCGGAACCGGGCTCCCGCAAGCTCCCAAGAACTGCACGGGCTGCGGCACCCTCCTCGCCGCGGGCGCGAAGTTCTGCGCGAACTGCGGGACGAAGGCGGGCTGA